The proteins below come from a single Tribolium castaneum strain GA2 chromosome 9, icTriCast1.1, whole genome shotgun sequence genomic window:
- the east gene encoding uncharacterized protein east isoform X1 produces MATREKKLSISRKQNTSSPLPPKDDLTPPEIKPPPNNDTAEETPAPKQSPKAPSLAKKLAPKTPKKLTKKPTIAIKLKPAIKKNVKIKRKIIKVIGNNPKNAETKKKLLKNCVKQIKPKKAKVEKSEETLPPVLEPILPIEEDADNKQVRKKGGRAPRIDNYAKNELLVDPAKNKRVYKKKIKAENSESIEDVMNDLNSLIKGESKEESDVVSESGKSDSLKAKKIVKRRKKENIENTLSKLSPSQRKVIDMLDLNVSKFKDLPVVKRRHSIEKFPIGIVDTDGPNLNRLSIFNNLPRCISPRSKNFPRLRQTVDGFNRRSNPYKTRSDSPARILRNGKQRKLKDLELLEGLDITHKRRRRNYSEFSGSEMSKFSGYESDSSFSDLSSVHGAENPETKDMDGIKKEKIEDDGNPPAVSAETDHNFTDTNSNLCLNKDVSVKDERDVLDSMPSAPSSKVPEKSIILDIMKQAFNDPFEEDKQKKKTSVEDVKIEPTTENSEDKNQEEVVENGENVTEEVANGEVISNGDAQIEETAENLAIKENILQALGLQSLKAAKEARLKSKEKAEPKSDLYTGTLKTVIKINRGEKKKGRNMKMTLHKTKKSECDNGDDHKLKEGPSTSWKHGGQSSESAGAHRKSHYSNRSNMDGSSEHTSDGETGAQEGSTKALVIPEKASSFSIHPGRICKDECSYCYGKFGLFDTPCHIAQMKSVERQNKILAAEKHLTRDSCLCDACYRHVDRKANTPSYTNKSYKRSATVAPGPRQDHCHVLGCRKVATNILRRKWIIKMRRSICEVINIDLDNPGLHSIPICDEHYSALEYLMVCAMCKRRLAKNHVHYLGPETVDLNLALTTEGIPLSLTDKPVVCKLCKYFATIILKPPEDRPENSSTFFVEYKKRLLHFNDIVPMDEAAAEEPIIIPTKDSKIEKEQVRKKRKISKNQSVPGDGSDSQVEVEKSDQSRVPSTDSTNQSRPESPSDYMVDYNTLIPSIAMECGSDSESKKEQPPKPTHLKKVGRPETIKQAVEISKNMKLKNDKSSDIAVQRLGSNPSISVRQLFPCEEDLPLQGTIEFGNVKERTPEGWEKCTSVIQYDMETKHLWQELQKPYGNQSSFLRHLILLEKYFRNGDLILAPNASHHSINYSESVHNRLRAYDNIPSSAGNVQPISMIPFNKVQKSTNGIVTTANTNPAKEPLPAVPPTINAANVPKSTPITISQLNSPPLIPPNPPPPKPKPVGAPPGLISLHPGTNRPVAPLVKAPQSQKIKFPITKNWRPNLIPIDPSKKNSERKAGLVQVISGGKPYHITLEDYKKMCAIKKSFELKQKRLQEAAKGAQTSVLKAVTPRKSLMISKGKAEESETILDKLDKQVEKLESRLNENKPPLSLPKIPKSLTVIPQTVTRKPSRPSSPVLLITPKPKQIANKS; encoded by the exons ATGGCAACTCGAGAAAAGAAGCTTTCAATTAGCCGAAAGCAAAACACATCGTCTCCTTTACCGCCAAAGGACGATCTAACACCTCCTGAAATAAAACCTCCCCCAAACAATGACACAGCGGAAGAAACACCCGCTCCAAAGCAATCACCGAAAGCCCCATCTTTAGCAAAAAAACTGGCACCAAAAACCCCAAAGAAACTAACAAAGAAACCAACCATCGCGATCAAACTAAAACCCGCGATTAAGAAAAACGtgaaaattaaacgaaaaatcaTCAAAGTGATAGGCAATAACCCGAAAAATGCTGAAACTAAAAAGAAATTGCTCAAGAATTGCGTCAAGCAAATCAAaccgaaaaaagcaaaagttGAGAAAAGCGAAGAGACGTTACCCCCTGTTCTGGAACCGATTCTACCAATTGAAGAGGACGCTGATAACAAACAAGTCAGGAAAAAAGGCGGACGCGCGCCACGAATCGACAATTACGCCAAAAACGAACTATTAGTCGATCCCGCAAAAAATAAACGcgtctacaagaaaaaaatcaaagctgaaaACAGCGAGTCGATTGAAGACGTCATGAACGATCTGAATTCGCTCATCAAAGGCGAGAGTAAAGAGGAATCCGACGTGGTGTCAGAATCGGGCAAAAGCGACTCCCTAAAGGcgaaaaaaatcgtcaaaagaCGCAAGAAAGAAAACATTGAGAACACCCTAAGCAAGCTGAGTCCTTCCCAGCGCAAAGTAATCGACATGCTGGACTTGAACGTCAGCAAATTCAAGGACTTGCCAGTGGTTAAAAGGCGCCACAGCATTGAAAAATTCCCGATTGGGATTGTAGACACCGATGGACCAAACCTCAACCGACTGTCAATTTTCAATAACTTACCTCGCTGTATTAGCCCTCGTTCGAAAAATTTCCCTAGGTTAAGGCAAACAGTGGATGGGTTCAACCGCCGGTCGAATCCTTACAAGACCAGGTCGGACTCACCGGCCCGCATTTTGCGGAATGGAAAACAGAGGAAACTGAAAGATTTGGAACTGCTGGAAGGTCTGGACATTACACACAAGCGGCGACGACGGAACTATTCCGAGTTCAGCGGCAGCGAAATGTCCAAGTTTTCAGGCTACGAGTCCGATAGTAGCTTCTCGGACTTGTCGTCAGTACACGGTGCTGAAAATCCTGAAACGAAGGACATGGACGGCATCAAGAAGGAGAAAATTGAAGACGATGGCAATCCTCCCGCCGTTTCGGCTGAAACCGACCACAATTTCACCGACACCAACTCGAATCTTTGCCTGAATAAAGACGTTTCGGTTAAGGACGAACGAGACGTCCTGGACAGCATGCCATCGGCCCCCAGCTCCAAAGTTCCTGAAAAATCGATAATCCTCGACATCATGAAGCAAGCCTTCAATGATCCCTTCGAGGAAGACAAACAGAAAAAGAAGACTTCTGTCGAAGACGTGAAAATCGAACCAACAACCGAAAATTCCGAAGATAAAAACCAAGAGGAAGTGGTCGAAAATGGCGAAAATGTGACTGAAGAAGTCGCCAATGGTGAAGTTATCTCAAACGGCGACGCACAAATTGAAGAAACCGCCGAAAACCTCGCGATCAAAGAAAACATCCTGCAAGCTTTAGGCTTGCAAAGTTTGAAGGCAGCTAAGGAAGCGCGACTGAAGAGCAAGGAAAAGGCCGAACCCAAGAGCGACCTGTACACCGGGACGCTCAAAACCGTCATCAAAATCAACCGCGGCGAGAAGAAGAAAGGGAGGAACATGAAGATGACTTTGCACAAAACCAAGAAGAGCGAGTGTGATAACGGCGACGACCACAAATTAAAAGAA GGGCCGTCCACAAGCTGGAAACATGGTGGTCAGTCGTCGGAATCGGCCGGTGCGCACAGAAAATCACATTATTCTAACCGCTCTAACATGG ATGGCAGCAGTGAGCACACGTCCGATGGCGAGACCGGGGCGCAGGAAGGATCGACCAAAGCTTTGGTCATACCGGAGAAAGCTAGTTCCTTCAGTATACACCCGGGGAGGATCTGCAAGGACGAATGTTCCTATTGCTACGGCAAGTTCGGACTGTTCGATACTCCGTGTCATATCGCACAAATGAAGAGCGTCGAAAGGCAGAATAAAATTCTAGCCG ccGAAAAACATCTAACGCGCGATTCTTGCCTTTGTGACGCTTGTTATCGCCACGTTGACCGTAAGGCCAACACGCCCTCTTACACGAACAAATCTTACAAGAGAAGTGCAACCGTTGCACCAGGACCTAGACAGGATCACTGCCACGTGTTGGGGTGTCGTAAAGTCGCCACAAATATACTGCGGAGGAAGTGGATAATTAAAATGAGGAGGAGTATTTGCGAAGTG ATAAACATAGATTTAGATAATCCTGGTCTTCATTCTATTCCTATTTGTGATGAGCATTACTCGGCCCTTGAATACCTCATGGTGTGTGCTATGTGTAAAAGGAGATTAGCTAAGAATCACGTTCATTATTTGGGACCTGAAACCGTCGATTTAAACTTAGCTTTGACCACGGAAGGAATTCCCTTAAGTTTAACCGATAAACCGGTCGTTTGCAAACTGTGTAAATATTTCGCTACGATTATTCTCAAACCGCCTGAAGATCGGCCCGAAAACAGCTCAACcttttttgttgaatacaAGAAGAG GCTGCTTCATTTCAACGATATCGTCCCGATGGATGAAGCGGCGGCCGAAGAGCCGATAATAATTCCCACAAAGGACAGCAAGATAGAAAAAGAGCAAGTCCGGAAGAAACGGAAGATATCAAAGAACCAGTCAGTGCCCGGAGACGGTTCAGATTCTCAGGTAGAAGTAGAAAAATCGGACCAAAGTCGTGTGCCTTCAACCGATTCAACAAACCAATCACGTCCAGAATCTCCCTCTGACTACATGGTGGACTACAACACTTTAATTCCATCCATAGCAATGGAATGTGGCAGTGATAGTGAATCTAAAAAAGAACAACCACCAAAACCAACCCATTTGAAGAAAGTCGGACGTCCAGAAACCATCAAACAAGCAGTGGAAATATCAAAGAACATGAAACTGAAAAACGACAAAAGTAGTGATATCGCGGTCCAAAGACTAGGATCAAATCCTTCCATATCAGTCCGACAATTGTTCCCTTGCGAGGAAGATCTTCCACTTCAGGGCACCATAGAATTCGGCAACGTCAAAGAACGGACGCCCGAAGGCTGGGAGAAGTGCACCTCAGTCATACAATACGACATGGAAACCAAACACTTATGGCAAGAATTGCAAAAACCATACGGAAACCAAAGCAGCTTCCTGAGACATTTAATCCTCCTAGAGAAATATTTCCGCAACGGTGATTTAATCCTAGCACCCAACGCTAGCCACCATTCAATCAACTACAGCGAATCGGTCCACAACCGCCTCCGAGCCTACGACAACATCCCATCAAGCGCTGGCAACGTCCAACCCATCAGCATGATCCCATTCAACAAAGTCCAGAAAAGTACCAACGGAATCGTCACCACCGCCAACACAAACCCGGCCAAAGAACCCCTACCTGCAGTCCCACCAACCATAAACGCAGCAAACGTCCCCAAAAGCACCCCCATTACAATATCCCAGCTAAACAGCCCCCCTTTAATCCCACCTAACCCCCCGCCCCCCAAACCCAAGCCCGTGGGCGCCCCCCCAGGCCTCATCTCCCTGCACCCTGGCACCAACCGACCAGTGGCCCCCCTAGTCAAAGCCCCCCAatcccagaaaatcaaattcccGATAACGAAAAACTGGCGACCGAATTTAATCCCAATCGACCCTTCGAAGAAAAACTCCGAACGCAAAGCCGGCTTGGTGCAGGTGATTTCGGGCGGGAAACCCTACCATATCACTCTAGaagactacaaaaaaatgtgtgcTATCAAGAAGAGTTTCGAGCTGAAGCAGAAGCGACTCCAGGAGGCGGCAAAAGGGGCGCAAACGTCGGTGCTAAAGGCGGTAACGCCGCGCAAAAGCTTGATGATTTCCAAGGGGAAGGCCGAAGAGTCGGAGACGATTTTAGACAAGTTGGACAAGCAAGTGGAAAAGTTAGAATCGAGACTGAACGAAAATAAACCGCCGTTATCACTTCCGAAAATACCTAAATCGTTGACGGTTATCCCGCAGACGGTGACTCGAAAACCCTCCCGGCCTTCAAGTCCCGTTCTACTAATTACCCCCAAACCAAAACAGATAGCAAACAAGTCATGA
- the east gene encoding uncharacterized protein east isoform X2, with the protein MATREKKLSISRKQNTSSPLPPKDDLTPPEIKPPPNNDTAEETPAPKQSPKAPSLAKKLAPKTPKKLTKKPTIAIKLKPAIKKNVKIKRKIIKVIGNNPKNAETKKKLLKNCVKQIKPKKAKVEKSEETLPPVLEPILPIEEDADNKQVRKKGGRAPRIDNYAKNELLVDPAKNKRVYKKKIKAENSESIEDVMNDLNSLIKGESKEESDVVSESGKSDSLKAKKIVKRRKKENIENTLSKLSPSQRKVIDMLDLNVSKFKDLPVVKRRHSIEKFPIGIVDTDGPNLNRLSIFNNLPRCISPRSKNFPRLRQTVDGFNRRSNPYKTRSDSPARILRNGKQRKLKDLELLEGLDITHKRRRRNYSEFSGSEMSKFSGYESDSSFSDLSSVHGAENPETKDMDGIKKEKIEDDGNPPAVSAETDHNFTDTNSNLCLNKDVSVKDERDVLDSMPSAPSSKVPEKSIILDIMKQAFNDPFEEDKQKKKTSVEDVKIEPTTENSEDKNQEEVVENGENVTEEVANGEVISNGDAQIEETAENLAIKENILQALGLQSLKAAKEARLKSKEKAEPKSDLYTGTLKTVIKINRGEKKKGRNMKMTLHKTKKSECDNGDDHKLKEGPSTSWKHGGQSSESADGSSEHTSDGETGAQEGSTKALVIPEKASSFSIHPGRICKDECSYCYGKFGLFDTPCHIAQMKSVERQNKILAAEKHLTRDSCLCDACYRHVDRKANTPSYTNKSYKRSATVAPGPRQDHCHVLGCRKVATNILRRKWIIKMRRSICEVINIDLDNPGLHSIPICDEHYSALEYLMVCAMCKRRLAKNHVHYLGPETVDLNLALTTEGIPLSLTDKPVVCKLCKYFATIILKPPEDRPENSSTFFVEYKKRLLHFNDIVPMDEAAAEEPIIIPTKDSKIEKEQVRKKRKISKNQSVPGDGSDSQVEVEKSDQSRVPSTDSTNQSRPESPSDYMVDYNTLIPSIAMECGSDSESKKEQPPKPTHLKKVGRPETIKQAVEISKNMKLKNDKSSDIAVQRLGSNPSISVRQLFPCEEDLPLQGTIEFGNVKERTPEGWEKCTSVIQYDMETKHLWQELQKPYGNQSSFLRHLILLEKYFRNGDLILAPNASHHSINYSESVHNRLRAYDNIPSSAGNVQPISMIPFNKVQKSTNGIVTTANTNPAKEPLPAVPPTINAANVPKSTPITISQLNSPPLIPPNPPPPKPKPVGAPPGLISLHPGTNRPVAPLVKAPQSQKIKFPITKNWRPNLIPIDPSKKNSERKAGLVQVISGGKPYHITLEDYKKMCAIKKSFELKQKRLQEAAKGAQTSVLKAVTPRKSLMISKGKAEESETILDKLDKQVEKLESRLNENKPPLSLPKIPKSLTVIPQTVTRKPSRPSSPVLLITPKPKQIANKS; encoded by the exons ATGGCAACTCGAGAAAAGAAGCTTTCAATTAGCCGAAAGCAAAACACATCGTCTCCTTTACCGCCAAAGGACGATCTAACACCTCCTGAAATAAAACCTCCCCCAAACAATGACACAGCGGAAGAAACACCCGCTCCAAAGCAATCACCGAAAGCCCCATCTTTAGCAAAAAAACTGGCACCAAAAACCCCAAAGAAACTAACAAAGAAACCAACCATCGCGATCAAACTAAAACCCGCGATTAAGAAAAACGtgaaaattaaacgaaaaatcaTCAAAGTGATAGGCAATAACCCGAAAAATGCTGAAACTAAAAAGAAATTGCTCAAGAATTGCGTCAAGCAAATCAAaccgaaaaaagcaaaagttGAGAAAAGCGAAGAGACGTTACCCCCTGTTCTGGAACCGATTCTACCAATTGAAGAGGACGCTGATAACAAACAAGTCAGGAAAAAAGGCGGACGCGCGCCACGAATCGACAATTACGCCAAAAACGAACTATTAGTCGATCCCGCAAAAAATAAACGcgtctacaagaaaaaaatcaaagctgaaaACAGCGAGTCGATTGAAGACGTCATGAACGATCTGAATTCGCTCATCAAAGGCGAGAGTAAAGAGGAATCCGACGTGGTGTCAGAATCGGGCAAAAGCGACTCCCTAAAGGcgaaaaaaatcgtcaaaagaCGCAAGAAAGAAAACATTGAGAACACCCTAAGCAAGCTGAGTCCTTCCCAGCGCAAAGTAATCGACATGCTGGACTTGAACGTCAGCAAATTCAAGGACTTGCCAGTGGTTAAAAGGCGCCACAGCATTGAAAAATTCCCGATTGGGATTGTAGACACCGATGGACCAAACCTCAACCGACTGTCAATTTTCAATAACTTACCTCGCTGTATTAGCCCTCGTTCGAAAAATTTCCCTAGGTTAAGGCAAACAGTGGATGGGTTCAACCGCCGGTCGAATCCTTACAAGACCAGGTCGGACTCACCGGCCCGCATTTTGCGGAATGGAAAACAGAGGAAACTGAAAGATTTGGAACTGCTGGAAGGTCTGGACATTACACACAAGCGGCGACGACGGAACTATTCCGAGTTCAGCGGCAGCGAAATGTCCAAGTTTTCAGGCTACGAGTCCGATAGTAGCTTCTCGGACTTGTCGTCAGTACACGGTGCTGAAAATCCTGAAACGAAGGACATGGACGGCATCAAGAAGGAGAAAATTGAAGACGATGGCAATCCTCCCGCCGTTTCGGCTGAAACCGACCACAATTTCACCGACACCAACTCGAATCTTTGCCTGAATAAAGACGTTTCGGTTAAGGACGAACGAGACGTCCTGGACAGCATGCCATCGGCCCCCAGCTCCAAAGTTCCTGAAAAATCGATAATCCTCGACATCATGAAGCAAGCCTTCAATGATCCCTTCGAGGAAGACAAACAGAAAAAGAAGACTTCTGTCGAAGACGTGAAAATCGAACCAACAACCGAAAATTCCGAAGATAAAAACCAAGAGGAAGTGGTCGAAAATGGCGAAAATGTGACTGAAGAAGTCGCCAATGGTGAAGTTATCTCAAACGGCGACGCACAAATTGAAGAAACCGCCGAAAACCTCGCGATCAAAGAAAACATCCTGCAAGCTTTAGGCTTGCAAAGTTTGAAGGCAGCTAAGGAAGCGCGACTGAAGAGCAAGGAAAAGGCCGAACCCAAGAGCGACCTGTACACCGGGACGCTCAAAACCGTCATCAAAATCAACCGCGGCGAGAAGAAGAAAGGGAGGAACATGAAGATGACTTTGCACAAAACCAAGAAGAGCGAGTGTGATAACGGCGACGACCACAAATTAAAAGAA GGGCCGTCCACAAGCTGGAAACATGGTGGTCAGTCGTCGGAATCGGCCG ATGGCAGCAGTGAGCACACGTCCGATGGCGAGACCGGGGCGCAGGAAGGATCGACCAAAGCTTTGGTCATACCGGAGAAAGCTAGTTCCTTCAGTATACACCCGGGGAGGATCTGCAAGGACGAATGTTCCTATTGCTACGGCAAGTTCGGACTGTTCGATACTCCGTGTCATATCGCACAAATGAAGAGCGTCGAAAGGCAGAATAAAATTCTAGCCG ccGAAAAACATCTAACGCGCGATTCTTGCCTTTGTGACGCTTGTTATCGCCACGTTGACCGTAAGGCCAACACGCCCTCTTACACGAACAAATCTTACAAGAGAAGTGCAACCGTTGCACCAGGACCTAGACAGGATCACTGCCACGTGTTGGGGTGTCGTAAAGTCGCCACAAATATACTGCGGAGGAAGTGGATAATTAAAATGAGGAGGAGTATTTGCGAAGTG ATAAACATAGATTTAGATAATCCTGGTCTTCATTCTATTCCTATTTGTGATGAGCATTACTCGGCCCTTGAATACCTCATGGTGTGTGCTATGTGTAAAAGGAGATTAGCTAAGAATCACGTTCATTATTTGGGACCTGAAACCGTCGATTTAAACTTAGCTTTGACCACGGAAGGAATTCCCTTAAGTTTAACCGATAAACCGGTCGTTTGCAAACTGTGTAAATATTTCGCTACGATTATTCTCAAACCGCCTGAAGATCGGCCCGAAAACAGCTCAACcttttttgttgaatacaAGAAGAG GCTGCTTCATTTCAACGATATCGTCCCGATGGATGAAGCGGCGGCCGAAGAGCCGATAATAATTCCCACAAAGGACAGCAAGATAGAAAAAGAGCAAGTCCGGAAGAAACGGAAGATATCAAAGAACCAGTCAGTGCCCGGAGACGGTTCAGATTCTCAGGTAGAAGTAGAAAAATCGGACCAAAGTCGTGTGCCTTCAACCGATTCAACAAACCAATCACGTCCAGAATCTCCCTCTGACTACATGGTGGACTACAACACTTTAATTCCATCCATAGCAATGGAATGTGGCAGTGATAGTGAATCTAAAAAAGAACAACCACCAAAACCAACCCATTTGAAGAAAGTCGGACGTCCAGAAACCATCAAACAAGCAGTGGAAATATCAAAGAACATGAAACTGAAAAACGACAAAAGTAGTGATATCGCGGTCCAAAGACTAGGATCAAATCCTTCCATATCAGTCCGACAATTGTTCCCTTGCGAGGAAGATCTTCCACTTCAGGGCACCATAGAATTCGGCAACGTCAAAGAACGGACGCCCGAAGGCTGGGAGAAGTGCACCTCAGTCATACAATACGACATGGAAACCAAACACTTATGGCAAGAATTGCAAAAACCATACGGAAACCAAAGCAGCTTCCTGAGACATTTAATCCTCCTAGAGAAATATTTCCGCAACGGTGATTTAATCCTAGCACCCAACGCTAGCCACCATTCAATCAACTACAGCGAATCGGTCCACAACCGCCTCCGAGCCTACGACAACATCCCATCAAGCGCTGGCAACGTCCAACCCATCAGCATGATCCCATTCAACAAAGTCCAGAAAAGTACCAACGGAATCGTCACCACCGCCAACACAAACCCGGCCAAAGAACCCCTACCTGCAGTCCCACCAACCATAAACGCAGCAAACGTCCCCAAAAGCACCCCCATTACAATATCCCAGCTAAACAGCCCCCCTTTAATCCCACCTAACCCCCCGCCCCCCAAACCCAAGCCCGTGGGCGCCCCCCCAGGCCTCATCTCCCTGCACCCTGGCACCAACCGACCAGTGGCCCCCCTAGTCAAAGCCCCCCAatcccagaaaatcaaattcccGATAACGAAAAACTGGCGACCGAATTTAATCCCAATCGACCCTTCGAAGAAAAACTCCGAACGCAAAGCCGGCTTGGTGCAGGTGATTTCGGGCGGGAAACCCTACCATATCACTCTAGaagactacaaaaaaatgtgtgcTATCAAGAAGAGTTTCGAGCTGAAGCAGAAGCGACTCCAGGAGGCGGCAAAAGGGGCGCAAACGTCGGTGCTAAAGGCGGTAACGCCGCGCAAAAGCTTGATGATTTCCAAGGGGAAGGCCGAAGAGTCGGAGACGATTTTAGACAAGTTGGACAAGCAAGTGGAAAAGTTAGAATCGAGACTGAACGAAAATAAACCGCCGTTATCACTTCCGAAAATACCTAAATCGTTGACGGTTATCCCGCAGACGGTGACTCGAAAACCCTCCCGGCCTTCAAGTCCCGTTCTACTAATTACCCCCAAACCAAAACAGATAGCAAACAAGTCATGA